The Hippocampus zosterae strain Florida chromosome 2, ASM2543408v3, whole genome shotgun sequence genome contains the following window.
tagtattcccttccactgctatgcagatgactgccagatctatgtcccactgagcaagaaagacgccttctcattaaggccactcctatcctttctggaagaaatcaaaacttggatggcacaaaatttcttgaaattcaaggaaaagaagacagaggtgatattgtttggtcccagtggcccttgtacattccatcctgtagacttgggccccctgtctccttatttgaaatcaacagtctcaaacttgggccttaaactggacagtgatttcaaactcgatcggcaaattggtgccgttgttaaatcctgcttctttcaccttagacagctggccaaaataaaacctttcctctcacatgaacactttgagaaagtaatccatgcctttgtcatatcccggctcgattactgtaatgccctgtactttggagtcagccagtcctccattaagcgccttcagctggtccagaatgccgctgctcgcctcttgactggtactcgtaagagggagcatataactcctactctggcatcccttcattggctccccattccttttagagttattttcaagatcctcctctttgttttcaaatctctaaataatctcgcgccactttacctctctgagctcatccgcccctacacacctgcccgacgCCTcaagtctgtggaccagtctttgttagaagtaccaagaactaaactgaggctcagaggggatcgagccttttctgttgctggtccctctctctggaatgacctcccactgaacattcggcaagcctcctcgctgcccatctttaaagccctcctcaaaacccacttgtattctttggcgttcgactcggcatgattttactgcttggtgctttctaccgcctttattaccatttcgtcttactgtttactgtgaatgttaaatcgctccatgtacagcactttgtatgcagcgatggctgtttgaaagtgctctataaatactgttgacttgacttgacttgacctagAAATCCAAAGtgctcatcctctgtatcagaatcgaacaattgtgcaagtaccggtaatccatcaaaaacaccgtgttccctcttgttgtcagagtcactctcattgccatgtggctccacagaaatgatgccgggtttgccaaaaactcgaacaacagtgccacaatccatttgcaaatggtggcataactcgcccagcgctgcctctcactttttgtaaagttgtgtttgccatcgatcatctaTTGTTCCCATgtcgttcgcaactttactttgaacgcccggttgatgccgatgtccactGTTTGgaattctttagtcaagcctccgggaataacggcaacctcagagttcatttgcttgacttggtttttcaccgctgctgtgagatgggcactcatgccaaaagcataactgaTGGCTCTTTCTACTCTttgaagaatttattttcgggggttcttaaaaaccaaaaccgaagttgttttgcaacaatacacattgccacactctatacaggtgttggtaacTGCTTGGGGCGACCCTTTAGTGCCACTTACACgaccacccttcactcattggcggactgctccccagcatgcctgtcctctctcacgtctgccttctctctctctctctctctctctctctccctccctctccatatatgtatatatacacgccaacccttccctgattggccgagttctttcccgcatgcctgtccacagtcacttccgccttttctctatataaacagcgtgtcggctgtcagtcagattttggaactcagcgcatacaaaagacgctccgcaccataaggcgtcctgtccattttgtagaaaatttaagacttttaatggtgccttatagtcatgaaaataaattgttttcTGGAATGCAAATAGAACACATTTACTCGTCGACCTTTAGTTTCAGTTGAGAAACACACTTTTAAGAATTTGCATGAATATTGGAACTATTCTTGCAGGATCAATTGATACGCAGGCCTCTTGAACTCCCAACTGTGTCCGTGcgccacagccttcttcaatggACTCCACTCTTTCCTTCTGCTTAAATTACATGTGAGGTACTCGACAAGTGGCGTAGTCTGATCTATGTTTAGGACTACCCACTGGAGAAATATTACCTCACTCCACACACTCCTGACACACGTTGGACTAAAGGAAGAACATGGTAACCCAGGATGCAATTGATCCAGTCAAATTAGCCGTTGGTTTCactcaaaacacatttattgccttagtTGATGAAAATTAACAGCTTGTTGAACACTTTATTTGTACCACCGTGAAAGAGGACCAATGCATCTTGCACATTGTGTAGTTCACCTTTTAGTGCTCATCGCTTCTGCACCGCACTTGCACTGCTCCAATTTTGGAACGGTTTGTAATTGTCTGTCTACTCCAAATAATGGTTAGTCATCAGTTGAAACCTTTGCATGGATTTTGATCATCACATTGATCCGTTGTGATGAGTAGTCAAGTTACAACACATTTTGTAGATCTATCAGTGTGTAGTTTTTCAAACATGAGCAACTGTTCTTGTTCTCATTAAATATCATAATGATGCATGATGACAATTGTtagattttgatttcatttgagtCCTAATTTGAATGTCCGATTTCAGCACCTCTGTCGATACCCATCACACATgcacctgattttttttgtcatgataaCCCACTCATTACTCACTAAGAATTTAAAGAAAATGCTCCTCGGGTtcgcagaattaaaaaaaaaagagtgcgaGACATGCACTTTTGTGGGGGTTCTTCACAACAACCCACAAAGTTTCTTAAGAAATTGAGTTGTATTTGAAttaacattgaaatgaataaacagcAATTATTGGCATTGGCGTTAATGGAAAGACACATCACAAAGATGTGATGAAATACCGGTATGTAAAATAAAGAGAccaatatgtgagtaatcacacaTGAGTCCGAAGTATTAGGAGGGGCAAGACGAAAACTACCATACTGTCATCTGCAATTGAGTGTCAGTACGCTGCTATCAAACGTGTGCCGTATATTCAGGCTGTCTGCTGAAGAATGTGAAACTATAATTTCTTTAACGTGCTATCATCCCCCTCATATCAAAGCCACCTGTAAAATAAAACCATGTTTAATAGATTTTTCTTGCTCctgaaaaaatattaattggACCTATTAGCTTGTAAAAAGAGGGACAAATGTGTTTGGTTCCCCTCCCCCCAACTTCTGAACTGCTTAGTCTAGATATTGTCGCTGTCGGCGACTCGCCGTCAAAATATCATACAGTGAGTTTAACCTTTTATTCCAATCCCCGTTTTTTATGTGAGAGCGGCAGCTCTAAATATATCCTTAGTACCCTTAGTTATCCTTGAGCCAAGCCATTCTTGGGCTGTGACACAATTGTCTTTACTCTCTAATCTGGCCACTCGAAGAGCTGAATCATGGTGGGAGACCCTCAGCAACCAGTTGCTCCTTTCCGTCTGGGACAGCAGCTGCTGGACAGCGCAAGGCCGGTGCGGCGCAATGATTTGGCGCTGGCAGATTCCTGGGGAGATGAGGTAGGCAGGGGCAGCTATATttagatggatggctggattcaATTGCAGGGGCTTCACACGGCGACCCTTTTCTCTCTGCTGCCCTTTCTAAACAGGATTGACTACCTAAAGGACCCAAGCTCGACGTCGCCATCCTTTCTCGACAAATCCGCTCTGCTCATTCAACTTTTCCCCAACATCATGGACCCCAATACCATGAAGGAGGAGCTGCGCCTTTTTCAGAGCACTCTGCTCCAGGATGGTCTGAAGGAGCTGCTGAACGAGAAAAAGTTTGTCGATTGCACCTTGAAGGTTGGCGACCGCAGCCTCCCCTGCCATCGACTGATCATGGCCGCCTGTAGCCCTTACTTCAGGGAGATCTTCTTTACAGAAGACGGGAAGGAGGTGGAGAACACCAAAGAGGTGGTCCTGGAGAATGTTAATGCCTCAGTCCTGGACATGATCATTCAGTACCTCTACTCTGCGGAGATTGACCTCACAGATGACAACGTTCAGGATATCATCGCTGTTGCAAACAAATTCCAGATCCCTTCGGTTTTCACCGTTTGTGTCAACTACCTGCAGAAGAAGATCTCCGTGGGCAACTGCATGGCAATCTTCAGGATGGGCCTCGTGCTCAGCTGTCCCCGGCTTGCCATCGCCGCTCGCAACTTTATCGCCGACCACTTTGAGCTACTACATAAAGACGACGACTTCCTCCGACTCGCAGCCCACGAGCTGTTCGCCATCATTGGGGGAGATTCGCTGAAtgtggagaaggaggaggtggtATTTGAATCAGTCATGGCCTGGGTTCGTCATGACAAGGATAAGCGTGTCAAGGTTCTGAAAGACGCTTTCAACTGCATCCGCTTCCGCCTGCTGCCTGAGAAGTACTTCAAAGAGAAAGTGGAGACTGATGACATAATCAAGGCGGACCCAGAACTCCAGAAGACAATTCAGGTTATCAGAGAAGCCTTTAAGGGGAAACTTCCCGAGAGGCCCAAGAAAAAGGAAGGGGCAACGAAAGAAGGAAGCGAGGACGAGGAGAGCCCTTTCCCTGGCTTTCTGAACGACGATCGTAGACACGGTATGTACACGCGGGACTTCATCCTGATGGTGAACGACTCTGCGGCGGTGGCGTACGACGTGAACGAGAACGAGTGCTTTCTGGCGGCAATGTCGGAGCAGGTGCCACGCAACCATGTCAGCCTGACGTCACAGAAGAACCAGCTCTACATAATCGGGGGGCTGTTTGTGGATGAGGAAAACAAGGATGTTCCTTTGCAATGTTACTTCTACATGGTAAGTATCTTTTTCTCAGTAGGAGAAGGCTCTATTTTTAGAGTTTTAAGTTTGCACATTGTATGTAGATTAGCAGATGGAATGTGTGTGTCGATTTAGTTTCAATGCAGAGAGACATTCACATGCATTCAATTGTGTGTCTTTTCTTTCCATGCCTTTACGCAGATCAAGCcatgtaaacacacaaaatgtctCGAAAGTGTATGTTTCCGTAAAGTTCACTGAGATATGTCTCTTTTCCTTCAGTTGGATCCTCTTGCCTCGGACTGGGTCGCCCTGCCACCCATGCCCTCTCCGAGATGCCTTTTCAGCATCGGCGAGAGTGACAGCTTGCTGTTTGCTGTGGCTGGAAAAGACCTGCAAACGAATGAGTCACTGGACACTGTCATGTGTTATGACATCGAGTAAGTAGAATTGTTGTTTCTTCACTTTTGATCTCTGTAACCGTAGTCCTTTgagggtaccgtattttctggccTATAAGGCggacctaaaagcattccattttctcaaaagctgacagtgcaccttataatccgatgcggtTTATATACGGAtcgatattctgatttcttggccatcgtattttaaatgttttgtaaagcgctttgttacagctacagtggttgtgaaagttCAACATAaatcaagctgtattgtattgtattccccaTAGCATAGGTCCCtctcgtggatgcataacataacctcagccactactattgtagcttctattccacgcgccttataatgcagtgcgccttatatatgaaaaccgttttaatataggccattcattgaaggtgcgccttgtattcccaagcgccttatagtgtggaaaatacggtgtacTGTAGTACTGATGCTTATCAATTGTGGTAATTTATTCAATTTACCTTTCCTCATAAAGGAGCAAAGTAGGAGTATGTCGCATTAAGACTCCTATATTCCTCTTCCAGAACGATGAGGTGGAGTGAGAGTAAGAAGCTTCCTCTCAAGATCCACGGACATGCTGTGGTGTCCCACAAGGGGCTGGTCTACTGCATTGGCGGCAAGACAGATGACAAGTGAGTCTACTGTTTGTTTGCAGGACTAAATTCAGGTGTCATGCATCAGAAAAACAGAGCCTTGCATGACAagggttttttaaatttttgttttttgccgggGCACAAGAAGACCTCAAGCCTCAGGATTAAACGCTCTCTCTGTATCTGCGTATTCAGCCGTCAGTCGAGTACAGCAAGTGATGAGCAGGTGTCAGTCCTAGAGGAAAAATACATACACACTGTATGTGTGAAGCAGCCGTCGCAATGTGTCAGTGCAAATTTTTCTTGACAAGGAAGCTTCATGCACCCACAATAAAGTCCTTCACGCAAAGAGAAACGCAGCAGCTGAAAAGACATATATGCGgtagtcagaaaaaaacaattggtgATATTTACTTGGATTAAAAATATAGTtaccggtatgttttttttcacttagaAATTCAAAGTAAATTTTACGTTTCTGAGTTGACTTgtataatatacagtaaatatatatatatttttaaatagtgACTCATTGTTGCTCCTACTCTGAGTTAATTACTTGCTGGTGTCAGGCAAAATACTCATACTTCCAAGAGCAGTTTTTGGGATCTTCTTTTGCTAGTACTAACATGAGGAGTGGCATGGCTCAGGTGATAGAATGGCTTTCTCCCAACCTGTAGGTTGAGGCTGACATATATgtgacatatactgtatatatatgactGTGCAAGTAAAATCTACTCAAAAACTGTCCTTGTGGAATTTACTTACGGTCcccgagtgaaaaaaaaattaagtgaatATCAGCCCAAATTGTTTCCAGATATAGTCAGTCTGGGAGAATCTGTTTGCTAACATAAAGAAAGGCATAAAAAGACcacattgcatttaaaaaagataTAAAGAATTACATATTTCTTATTTGAATTTTGACTAACAGAAATCGTGTGATTGACTCCATATATGGAGCCCTTCATTCACAGTGTACTGTGAGTCCAATTGACAACTCTGCACCACTTGAGCCCAATGTAAGTGGACAGTAACTACAAAAacgatacatttttacattattgtctcaacttttttattttggtccacaCCAAACCATTTTGGATTTCTCCGCAGCACCCGCGCTACCAAAGCACCCGGAGAATTCGTCATTTAGTTTTTGCCCAACCCTGTGAATTGACAAACGATTAACCAAAAACAGCACCCACAAACCATACCACTTACCTTcatttttccttcttctctacAGCAAAGCTCTCGGCAAGATGTTTGCGTACAACCACAAGCAGTCGGAGTGGAGGGAGTTGGCAGCCATGAAGACACCCAGAGCAATGTTTGGGACCGTCATCCATGATGGCAAGATCATAGTGGCTGGTGGAGTGAATGAGGGAGGCCTCACTGCCTCCTGTGAAACCTACAACTTTGCGACAAACAAGTAGGTGCTATGTTTAACTCTGTGTGTAATTTGTTTTCTGCTTGACCTTATCCTCTGGTTGATTCTCACCAGGTGGGAGCCTTTTGCGGAATTCCCCCAGGAGAGGAGCTCTGTCAACTTAGTGAGCACCGGTGGCTCCCTGTACGCTGTGGGCGGCTTCGCCATGATTGAAATGGAGAACAAGGAGGTGGCTCCCACAGAGGTCACCGACGTCTGGCAGTAAGTCTTCATTTTTGGCAGCATGTTGCACGAGCTCCGATTGGACCGAGCTGTGACAGATCTCACGCTCCTGCTTTAGGTATGAGAACGACAAGAAGCAGTGGAGCGGCATGCTGAGGGAGATGCGTTACGCGGCCGGCGCTTCCTGCGTGTCCATGCGCCTGAATGCAGCCAGGATGCCCAAACTGTAAACAGAGGCGCCTCACCTTTACAGCATCCTTCCCATGTCCACTTGCTTTCTCAACCCGGTCGGCTTCCTCTGAGGTGTCTCATTCTCTATGCTCACATTCTGAAAGCCAAGCTGGCCTCAGACACCGAACGTATTCTactctgatgatttgaatctgCATCACAAAGGCACGGCCCCCTCTTCAAAGCCTCATCATCAACCCCTCAGTTCCAAGGAAATGACTCTATCTCAAGCTCTGTTTGCAGCATTTTGTAAAAGAAACATTATTACACCGTTTGGGATGTGTGAACTCCGAGACAGCATACTGACAATTTAGACTTAAAAGAGAGAAGGGGACTATTGCAGTTGAAGCTATTGGTAAGATTCATCTGTTAGGAGTTAAATGTCATTGCCATGCAcgcatgaaattatttttacagAATAATGGCACAGTTGCCGACACCATACGAATGTAAATAGTTAAACAGGTAGGTTCTCCACAGCAACTCAAGCTGGGGCAATCAAATCCGAACCAAGCCTTGTTGCATGAACTGTTGAAGCCTTCTCGGATGAAAGGCCAAACTCAGACAACCTGAACCGTCCAGTTGCGATTGATTTCGTGAGGTGAGAACGAAATGACCTGGGTTATTGAGAACATTCACGAGCATGGACCAGTGAAGCAGTAAATGGAAGGACGTGCAACGTACCTCCATTGAAATGTAATTAAGGGGAAGACATCCCACCGGTCTCATTACCAATATGCACTGTAGATGCATTCTCCTAGCATTTGCAATTTAACCAATGTGTTttcaaatgcttcattttatgtATAAAAAGTACAGCCttgcacagaaaaataaaaaaagcggtGTTGTGACATTAGGTAGTAAATCTTATGGCACAAATCTTAAGGTGTAACTGACCTTTGAAGAAAAAGAATTAAAGACAAGTGTATAAATCGGAATCCAAAATATaacaagaataaagtcagaattttgTTTTATATATTCTCTATTGATATAGCTGTGTGACGGAAAATCTTTTGTTTCCGTTGTTCACTCATCCACCAGAAACGATTTTAACAAATAGTTCATGATGTTGCTCAATGACTTTACAGCAGATCGCAGGAGCGCGTCACCCTGTCATTGTCTGTTGTGTTTAAGTTCACGAGGGAATCGTGTTATCATGTCTGTCCATCCATTATTGGAACTGCTTTATTCTCCCGAGGGTAACGTGCATCCTAGAGCCCatcccaggtgactttgggcagtaggaaGGGTACAccatgaattggttgccagccaatcgcagatgaTATAACTTATACAGTGTATATTCTGTTCCCATCCAGCTATTTGCAataattttactcttttttttatctaaTGATTTCGCTCAGCGTGGCTAATGAGCTAAACATTCAGTTTAATCTGGATAGCATGTACAGTGTGCATGCAAGAATTGCTTCAAAAGTACAACAGGGTGATGATGCCGCAAACAAGGGTACAATCCACCTAGAAGACTTTGCAGCGATGTTATGTGACCCCAAAGGAATGGTGACGCTCTGCATGAGTGTAGCAGGTAAACTGGAACCTATTCTAACTGATTTTGGGCAAGATGAGGTTacactggactggtcgccagcgcATGCACTACCATTTGCGCTGAGATTCACACTTGGACAATTaacttaacatgcatgttttgcgcAAGGAAGCCCGAgtacacccaaaaaataaatacatttaaaaaaccatGAAAGTGCAGAGAGTGTCACATTTTGCGAGGTAGTGCATGGAGGATCCCAGTTTCATGATTCGGTTtaaggaccaacaggtggcactctaGGGCTCCccgggcagctgcacacctgttggtcatttggtaattagttgtataaaaggactcctgcccgaacactcggtgtcaggtcattgttgcttctcgccactgtcatgtgtgttgctgtttgctcttgttttctgtcatgtttagttcattgttatgttttagatttagtcatggtttttgtttagtactttggactttgtgtgttttggatttagttttctttgttttaaatacaattcctcaaatacaccccgctcctccctcctgcctgctttttggggtccaccaccaccaccctcctaCGTGACACCCAGGAGGAGGAGCATGGtgtactgaacaaaatgtattcacgaaaaacacttgcagggtacactggaaaaaactcaaatagtcgaacaaagtcctggaaatcacaagaAAGCAAAGTAGCAAAAACCTATGACGGAAACAAAAcatggcgcacacacacacacacacacacacacacacatacacacacacacacacacacacacacacacacacacacacacacaatgacccAACTACGACTGCcagaacccagggaactaaatacaagcaaagtgacgagacaacaagaaacaccaggacaagacacaaagggttaagggagctgattggttcaacacaagggacacggatgacgagaacaggtggagacaaaaagggtacatgaggaaacaaaaccaaatgtaatctaaacaaaaacataatggGGAGACAAATCAAATGCCCACACAGTAGGGCCTGAACCGAGATCTGAACCCATGGAACCTTTACTGTgaagcagatgtgctaaccaccccCTTGTCATAAGAGTCAATTTACAGTCGTCACAAAACGAAGTTGGAGGCTGATGGGCACAGGCCAAGATGTAAATTCCCGAATAATGACAATGCGTCCTTGACAACAGTGGGATAGATGATGGGGAGTCGCAGCCACAGGGTTCTAGTATCAGGATGATGATGTTAGGAAGGGATCTGCAACTTAAATGTTGGCGAGGGCCACAATTTTTGAGCAGTGCTACTGAGTGGGCTACATAGCACCACACACTCTTCcttaatatatttaatttttgataatacatttttcaatgcatgtatgAATGATCAACTTTCTTTCAGTGCAAAAGGCATTCTTGCATAAAAATTACTATTCAAGGGCGGCAGAAAACAGCTGAACAAAAAACCAACACTAAAAAGCAAGAATTTaatcttcatatttttttcacaaaaacatactcactcaaaatgtttctttttatgaGGTACTACGTTTTCCCTGTAtgtcattccatccatccattttctgatccgctttatcctcacaagggttgcctGGGGCGCTGgtcccagttgtctttgggcaataggtggggggggggggggacactgaaccggttgcgagccaatcgcagtgcacacagagacgaacaaccatccacgctcacactcacacatgagGGAGAATttcgagtgctccattaacctgccatgcatgtttttggaatgtgggaggaaaccagaaagTACCCAGTGAAAAACgacgcatgcccggggagaacatgcaaactccacacaggaaggccggagcctggatcgaacccatgacctctgcactctgaggtcgacgcgctaaccactgaaccaccAGGCTGCCTATATCATTTCCAATCCGCAAAAAAAATACTAGCTCTCCGCACGTTGTAGCATCGGGCAGTATAACACACGGCGTAAATGCGATGAAAACATTTCTGCCATCAAGTGGTGACTGGTGATAAAATTACTGTCAACCCCTGTATATTTACAGTTCGGAAACAGCGGATTTGgatatttgtttttctcttttaaatatttttatttattttagatttcTCACGttattttttcagattttttttcaccctgtttttcattgaaaacataTCTTGAATCTTTATCAGTGCTTTtttaagatgtattttttttgcggggggggggggttctgataaaaaaataacactaaTAATCAAAAattgaccattttttaaaataatcattatGTTGTCACTGGCCACATGCAGCTGCATGCATCGTTCACAATTACATAATTTGATTTGTATCCTCAATGTAGTGCTTTCAATGAAACAGTCACAATCTTCTCACAGCTGTGCAGCAATTTTCCATGCTTGgccgtgtgtttttgtgtgtggataACAGAAACCACATGGGCCAGGAAAAAGATGCTGAAGTACAAATTGATACCACGGGATGCTGTATatttttatgaacagaatttccGCAAAGGAACAACCTTGATTGAGTCTCACATGTGGAGGTCAGTGAGTAGGAGGCAAGAGAGACGACAGCCACGTTTGTGCTTTGATTTTCTGACCTAGCCACAAAGTAAGCACAATAACTTAACTGTGAACACAGCACTAGAACATTACAGAGAAAATCCTTAAAGTCCATTTATGAATTTTCTAAAACTGCTGCACcgttttttttgcagacatACACTTCGAGCCAAATGTCCCAAACATTTGGCTGTGCTCATGaaagttaaatgcattttaacttTCACTGTAACTGCGGAGCCAAAAATAGCCATGAGAAACAACACATACAAAACGTTACAAACACATCCATCATAAATATTAAGACACCTTTTGGCCAGCCAACAAAGGACGAGGGCAGATTGACAGCAAAGCGGAGAAGAAGGACATTCAGCTTGGTCTATGCTATTTCCTCATCACCATTGCACCACCTGGCTGTTATAGTCCTCCGTTGCAGCAAGCAcctgctcctcctctttctcaGCTCCTCCTAATCTCAGCAACTGCGCCAGGTAGATCCTGTGGTGACGCTGCTTCTCCTGCCGCCGCCGGAGACGCTCCCCCTGACGCTGCTTTTGGCGGTTGTACTGGTAGCGCTGCAGGAAAAGCTCCTTGGCGTACTCATAGAGCTCCACGTCGAGGGCGTTCAGCCCCTCAATGCGCCACTGCACTTTCTTGCTGATTCCCACGCTGGCGGCGCGCGTGCTATTGAGTTGCGTGAAGGGCTGAATGAAACGCAGGTTGAAAGTCCGCTCAAATAAATGTTGCGTCTTTCGCTGGTACTCAGTCAGACCGTAGAAGGCCATGTTACGCAGGTTGGCCTTGGCGCTGGCGAGCAGCACACGGCCTCGTTCCAACTCGCTCATAGACGACATGTTGTAGCAGCCTACGAGGCTGAGGTCAGCCAACATGCGCACCTGGCGGTTGTTGGCGAGGTTGGAGGGACAATCCATGAAGTCTGCCAGGGTCACGCCGGTCCAGTCCTCGCCGCTGTAGCAGGCTGGAAGTTCGTCCTGAGTGGGTGGGTGGCCGTCACACATGTGCAGGGCGGTTTTCCAGGTGGCGCCGCGCTGTACATGCTTCCACTCACTGAGGAAGCGTGATACAGGGTCTCGTAGCATGGTGATATAGTAGAACTTCCTGCAGGGAAAGCAGAAAGTGCAAAAGATGAGGTGTGCGGCAGCAGGTTTTTAACGACGAAAGGCAGATAAAGTGTCTCCATGACGCTGTGTCAcgactgtttttcttttttctgttttccttAAGTGATTTCATTTCCGGCAATAAGCCCAGTGCTAGTTTGAAAAAGACTAGGTAAACTTTCAGTGTGCGTATCATGCTTGCAAGTCTCTCAGTGATTGCAGTGATATTCAGGAATGttctgtcaacattcttatgcAACA
Protein-coding sequences here:
- the LOC127592168 gene encoding kelch-like protein 41b isoform X2; its protein translation is MIWRWQIPGEMRIDYLKDPSSTSPSFLDKSALLIQLFPNIMDPNTMKEELRLFQSTLLQDGLKELLNEKKFVDCTLKVGDRSLPCHRLIMAACSPYFREIFFTEDGKEVENTKEVVLENVNASVLDMIIQYLYSAEIDLTDDNVQDIIAVANKFQIPSVFTVCVNYLQKKISVGNCMAIFRMGLVLSCPRLAIAARNFIADHFELLHKDDDFLRLAAHELFAIIGGDSLNVEKEEVVFESVMAWVRHDKDKRVKVLKDAFNCIRFRLLPEKYFKEKVETDDIIKADPELQKTIQVIREAFKGKLPERPKKKEGATKEGSEDEESPFPGFLNDDRRHGMYTRDFILMVNDSAAVAYDVNENECFLAAMSEQVPRNHVSLTSQKNQLYIIGGLFVDEENKDVPLQCYFYMLDPLASDWVALPPMPSPRCLFSIGESDSLLFAVAGKDLQTNESLDTVMCYDIETMRWSESKKLPLKIHGHAVVSHKGLVYCIGGKTDDNKALGKMFAYNHKQSEWRELAAMKTPRAMFGTVIHDGKIIVAGGVNEGGLTASCETYNFATNKWEPFAEFPQERSSVNLVSTGGSLYAVGGFAMIEMENKEVAPTEVTDVWQYENDKKQWSGMLREMRYAAGASCVSMRLNAARMPKL
- the LOC127592168 gene encoding kelch-like protein 41b isoform X1, with the translated sequence MDGWIQLQGLHTATLFSLLPFLNRIDYLKDPSSTSPSFLDKSALLIQLFPNIMDPNTMKEELRLFQSTLLQDGLKELLNEKKFVDCTLKVGDRSLPCHRLIMAACSPYFREIFFTEDGKEVENTKEVVLENVNASVLDMIIQYLYSAEIDLTDDNVQDIIAVANKFQIPSVFTVCVNYLQKKISVGNCMAIFRMGLVLSCPRLAIAARNFIADHFELLHKDDDFLRLAAHELFAIIGGDSLNVEKEEVVFESVMAWVRHDKDKRVKVLKDAFNCIRFRLLPEKYFKEKVETDDIIKADPELQKTIQVIREAFKGKLPERPKKKEGATKEGSEDEESPFPGFLNDDRRHGMYTRDFILMVNDSAAVAYDVNENECFLAAMSEQVPRNHVSLTSQKNQLYIIGGLFVDEENKDVPLQCYFYMLDPLASDWVALPPMPSPRCLFSIGESDSLLFAVAGKDLQTNESLDTVMCYDIETMRWSESKKLPLKIHGHAVVSHKGLVYCIGGKTDDNKALGKMFAYNHKQSEWRELAAMKTPRAMFGTVIHDGKIIVAGGVNEGGLTASCETYNFATNKWEPFAEFPQERSSVNLVSTGGSLYAVGGFAMIEMENKEVAPTEVTDVWQYENDKKQWSGMLREMRYAAGASCVSMRLNAARMPKL